A region of Gammaproteobacteria bacterium DNA encodes the following proteins:
- a CDS encoding YggT family protein, producing the protein MDANYGGNALSFLINTVVDIYVTVIAVRFLMQMVQADYYSPVAQFVVKVSNPLLMPLRRIVPGFGGQDIAALLLCWLLLLAKLALLSSMALAINVAGYHLITQETSLLSLMILAAVDLLGLFFSIFFFSLIVQALLSWINPDNYNPVTQLLYQINAPLLRPVQRLIPPISGIDLSLIALLLGLQLLKMLLIPPLLSLA; encoded by the coding sequence ATGGATGCCAACTACGGCGGCAACGCCCTCAGCTTTTTGATCAACACCGTGGTGGACATCTACGTCACGGTCATTGCAGTGCGGTTTTTAATGCAGATGGTACAGGCGGATTATTACAGCCCTGTGGCGCAGTTTGTGGTCAAAGTAAGCAACCCCTTACTGATGCCCCTGCGCCGCATCGTGCCCGGCTTTGGCGGCCAAGACATCGCTGCACTGCTGCTCTGTTGGTTGCTGCTGCTGGCCAAATTGGCACTGCTCAGCAGCATGGCTTTGGCCATCAATGTCGCGGGGTATCATCTGATCACGCAAGAAACCTCCCTACTCAGCTTGATGATCTTGGCCGCCGTCGATCTGCTCGGCCTGTTTTTCAGCATTTTTTTCTTTTCCCTCATCGTGCAAGCACTGCTCAGCTGGATCAATCCTGACAACTACAATCCCGTTACTCAACTGCTCTATCAGATCAACGCACCGCTGCTCAGACCGGTACAGCGCCTAATTCCTCCTATCAGTGGCATCGACCTCTCACTCATCGCGCTGCTGCTGGGGCTGCAACTGCTAAAAATGTTGCTGATTCC
- the proC gene encoding pyrroline-5-carboxylate reductase has product MSTQNITFIGGGNMARCLIGGLISDGFIANNITVADPDENSLNHLQQRFGIHTSTDNLSAIQNAEVVLLAVKPQLLHDVIEQLSPTLKKQQPLLVSIAAGVREQSITQWLGFALPIVRSMPNTASLVQSGATGLFANDKVNLEQKNSAESILRAVGLTLWVEEESQLDAVTALSGSGPAYFFRVMEIMQKSAENLGLSQDQARLLTLQTAFGAAKLALESSDDLTTLRQNVTSKGGTTAAALQHLQQGGLESLFDGALKAAHARSIELGNLLGEQ; this is encoded by the coding sequence ATGTCAACCCAAAACATCACCTTTATCGGCGGCGGCAATATGGCTCGCTGTCTGATTGGCGGTCTGATCAGCGACGGTTTTATTGCCAACAACATCACCGTAGCCGACCCCGATGAAAACAGTCTCAATCACTTACAACAGCGCTTCGGCATCCACACCAGCACAGATAATCTCAGTGCCATTCAAAACGCCGAGGTGGTTCTGTTAGCGGTCAAACCCCAGCTGCTGCACGATGTGATCGAACAACTCAGCCCCACCCTAAAAAAGCAGCAGCCGTTACTGGTCTCCATCGCCGCTGGGGTACGCGAGCAGAGCATCACTCAGTGGCTTGGTTTTGCCCTGCCCATTGTGCGCAGTATGCCCAACACCGCCTCACTGGTGCAGAGCGGAGCCACGGGGCTGTTTGCCAACGACAAAGTAAATCTTGAGCAAAAAAACAGCGCTGAATCCATTTTGCGCGCCGTCGGGCTGACCCTCTGGGTTGAAGAGGAGTCCCAATTGGATGCGGTCACCGCTCTCTCCGGAAGCGGTCCGGCTTACTTTTTTCGGGTGATGGAAATCATGCAGAAGAGCGCAGAAAATTTAGGCCTGAGCCAAGATCAAGCGCGTTTATTAACCCTACAAACCGCCTTTGGTGCAGCCAAATTGGCACTGGAGTCCAGCGACGATCTCACCACGTTGCGCCAAAACGTCACCTCCAAAGGCGGCACCACCGCTGCCGCCCTGCAACATCTGCAACAAGGCGGCCTAGAAAGCCTATTTGATGGTGCCCTCAAAGCCGCCCACGCCCGCTCCATTGAGCTAGGCAACCTGTTAGGAGAGCAATAA
- a CDS encoding YggS family pyridoxal phosphate-dependent enzyme, giving the protein MNTLQNNLHTIQNQIQTASQTYQRRNVHLLAVSKRHSASAIRQLYALGQHHFGESYLQEALIKIAQLNDLDCHWHFIGPIQSNKTQQIAQHFAWVHSVDRLKIAQRLSQQRPTDLPPLNICLQVNISQEASKSGLSPEELPELAKAVSKLANLRLRGLMAIPAPQKEFARQRAEFRKLAQIQQQLIQQGHPLDTLSMGMSNDLKAAIAEGSTLVRIGTALFGQRQN; this is encoded by the coding sequence ATGAACACCCTGCAAAATAATCTGCACACCATTCAAAATCAAATCCAAACGGCAAGCCAAACTTACCAACGCCGCAACGTCCACTTGCTGGCGGTCAGTAAACGCCATTCCGCCTCAGCCATTCGCCAGCTGTACGCTTTAGGCCAACACCACTTTGGTGAAAGCTATCTGCAAGAAGCGCTTATAAAAATAGCTCAATTAAATGACCTAGACTGCCATTGGCACTTTATTGGTCCTATTCAATCCAATAAAACCCAGCAAATCGCCCAACATTTTGCGTGGGTACACAGCGTGGATCGACTCAAAATCGCCCAACGGCTCAGTCAACAGCGGCCAACGGATCTACCCCCGTTGAACATCTGCCTGCAGGTCAACATCAGCCAAGAGGCGAGTAAATCAGGACTCTCACCAGAGGAGTTGCCTGAACTGGCCAAAGCGGTGAGCAAGCTCGCCAATCTGCGCCTGCGTGGTCTGATGGCCATTCCAGCGCCACAAAAAGAGTTTGCCCGCCAACGCGCTGAATTCCGTAAACTGGCGCAAATCCAGCAACAGTTGATTCAACAAGGCCATCCTCTGGACACCCTCTCAATGGGAATGAGCAACGATCTCAAAGCCGCCATTGCCGAAGGTTCCACTCTGGTGCGCATCGGCACCGCTCTATTTGGTCAACGACAAAACTAA
- a CDS encoding type IV pilus twitching motility protein PilT, protein MEIRQLLEFGVKHNASDLHLSAGEPPMIRVDGDVRKINAPKMDHKYVHAMIYDIMNDKQRKTYEEFMETDFSFEIPGLARFRVNAFNHNRGAGAVFRTIPSKILSLEQLATPDIFKKIADYPRGLVLVTGPTGSGKSTTLAAMVNHINDTQMAHILTVEDPIEFVHVSKKCLINQREVHRDTLGFNEALRSALREDPDVILVGEMRDLETIRLALSAAETGHLVLGTLHTSSAAKTIDRIVDVFPAAEKSMVRSMLSESLRAVISQSLLKKIGGGRLAAHEIMIGTPAIRNLIREDKVAQMYSAIQTGQGIGMQTLDQNLKRLLQKGEVSREEAVRKAANPDTL, encoded by the coding sequence ATGGAGATTCGGCAGTTATTGGAGTTTGGAGTTAAACACAACGCCTCGGATCTGCATCTGTCGGCAGGTGAACCGCCGATGATTCGGGTGGACGGTGATGTGCGTAAAATCAATGCGCCTAAGATGGATCATAAATATGTACATGCGATGATTTATGACATCATGAACGACAAGCAGCGCAAAACCTATGAGGAGTTTATGGAAACGGATTTCTCTTTTGAAATCCCTGGTTTGGCGCGTTTTCGAGTCAATGCCTTTAATCATAATCGCGGTGCGGGTGCGGTTTTTCGTACCATTCCCTCTAAAATATTAAGCTTGGAACAGCTCGCTACTCCAGATATTTTTAAAAAAATAGCCGATTACCCTCGTGGTTTGGTCTTGGTCACCGGCCCGACAGGCTCGGGAAAATCCACCACCTTGGCGGCGATGGTCAATCACATCAACGACACCCAGATGGCGCACATTCTGACCGTTGAAGATCCAATTGAATTTGTACACGTCAGTAAAAAATGTCTGATTAATCAGCGTGAAGTGCATCGTGATACCTTGGGGTTTAATGAGGCGTTGCGTTCGGCGCTGCGCGAAGATCCCGATGTGATTTTGGTCGGTGAGATGCGCGATCTGGAGACGATTCGTTTGGCGCTCTCTGCCGCTGAAACAGGGCATTTGGTTCTGGGTACCTTGCACACCAGTTCGGCGGCGAAAACCATTGACCGAATTGTGGATGTTTTCCCAGCGGCAGAAAAGTCGATGGTACGTTCCATGTTATCGGAGTCTTTACGAGCGGTAATTTCACAGAGCCTGTTGAAAAAAATTGGCGGTGGTCGGCTGGCGGCTCATGAAATTATGATCGGCACTCCGGCGATTCGAAATTTGATCCGTGAGGATAAAGTAGCGCAAATGTACTCGGCGATTCAGACCGGTCAGGGCATCGGTATGCAAACTCTGGATCAAAATTTGAAACGTCTGTTGCAAAAAGGCGAAGTGAGCCGAGAAGAGGCGGTAAGAAAAGCGGCCAATCCAGATACACTTTAA
- a CDS encoding PilT/PilU family type 4a pilus ATPase, which translates to MDRDSAIKYMHDMLRLLKKKGGSDLYVTAGTMPMMKLNGKLEPLAHQRLKPAHTQLLTRSIMNDRQAKEFDASNECNFAISLPGISRFRISAYVQRGSVAMVLRVIATTIPSFDSLSLPPILTGLVMAKRGLIIVVGGTGSGKSTSLAAMIDYRNENSFGHIITIEDPVEFVHQHKGCVVSQREVGTDTESFEIALKNSLRQAPDVILIGEIRDRETMEHAIAFSETGHLCLATLHANSSSQAMDRIINFFPEERRQQLLLDLSLNLRAVISQRLIRAISGDGMRAAVEILINTPLMSDLILKGDISAMKLLMSKSTEVGMQSFDHAIFNLIVEQAIAPEDGFRNAESVNDLRLRLKLESNYSDSLMADNVQLSIEEHDE; encoded by the coding sequence ATGGATCGTGATTCCGCGATTAAATACATGCACGATATGTTACGCCTGCTGAAGAAAAAAGGCGGTTCTGATCTGTACGTCACTGCTGGCACGATGCCGATGATGAAGCTTAACGGCAAGCTAGAGCCGCTGGCTCATCAACGTCTGAAACCGGCGCACACGCAGTTGTTGACCCGTTCGATTATGAACGACCGGCAGGCGAAAGAATTTGATGCCAGCAACGAATGTAATTTTGCCATCAGCCTGCCTGGCATTTCTCGTTTTCGCATCAGTGCCTATGTGCAGCGTGGCAGTGTGGCAATGGTACTGAGGGTGATCGCCACCACCATTCCCAGTTTTGATAGCCTCTCTTTGCCGCCGATTTTGACTGGCTTGGTGATGGCGAAACGGGGCTTGATTATTGTGGTGGGAGGTACGGGCTCGGGTAAATCCACCAGCTTGGCGGCGATGATTGATTACCGTAACGAAAACAGTTTTGGTCACATCATTACCATTGAAGATCCGGTGGAGTTTGTCCATCAACACAAGGGCTGTGTGGTCAGTCAGCGAGAGGTGGGAACCGATACGGAGTCCTTTGAAATTGCGCTGAAAAACTCCTTGCGTCAAGCGCCAGATGTGATTTTGATTGGTGAAATTCGAGATCGTGAAACGATGGAACATGCGATTGCTTTTTCTGAAACGGGGCATCTTTGTTTGGCAACCTTACACGCCAACAGCAGCAGTCAGGCGATGGATCGCATCATTAACTTTTTTCCAGAAGAGCGTCGTCAGCAGTTGTTATTGGATCTCTCGTTGAATTTGCGCGCAGTGATCTCGCAGCGTTTGATTCGTGCCATTAGTGGGGATGGGATGCGGGCGGCGGTTGAGATTTTGATCAATACGCCGTTGATGAGTGACCTTATTTTGAAAGGTGACATTTCAGCCATGAAATTGTTGATGAGTAAATCAACCGAAGTGGGGATGCAGAGCTTTGATCACGCTATTTTTAATTTGATTGTCGAACAAGCGATTGCGCCGGAAGACGGTTTTCGTAATGCGGAATCGGTGAATGATCTGCGTTTGCGTTTGAAATTAGAAAGTAATTACAGCGATAGTTTGATGGCCGACAATGTGCAGCTCTCTATTGAAGAGCATGATGAGTGA
- a CDS encoding PilT/PilU family type 4a pilus ATPase — protein MSALESYLQLMVDKNATDLLFSTGAPPSLKIEGEMVAVHKNRLEPGVVAKLAHGLMSVEQRRDFERELECNLGLSQPDIGRFRINVFKQKGEVSMVIRFIKARIPTVKELHLSSVLEELILVKKGLLLVVGSSGAGKSTTLASMLDHRNIHHAGHILTIEDPIEYCFEHKKSIVDQREVGLDTHSYRSALREVVRESPDVVVIGEVRDRDTMEAAITYADTGHLCVTTLHAVNAYQAMDRIINLFPHEMRDQILMDLSLNLNAIISQRLLPSKSGKRVPAMEVMIVTPYISELIRKGDFHKVKEAMAKGGGHESMLTFDQSLYALFKSGKVELHTALDYADSRSDLEWKINFGGGIGELHRDTEAEELTMPGTSPSSLRRS, from the coding sequence ATGAGTGCATTAGAATCTTATTTGCAGTTGATGGTGGATAAAAATGCCACCGACTTGCTCTTTTCAACCGGCGCACCACCGAGTTTGAAAATTGAGGGTGAGATGGTGGCGGTGCATAAAAACCGTCTTGAACCAGGGGTGGTGGCCAAATTGGCGCACGGTTTGATGAGTGTTGAGCAGCGGCGGGACTTTGAGCGTGAACTGGAATGTAATTTGGGTTTGAGTCAGCCTGATATTGGTCGTTTTCGCATCAATGTTTTTAAGCAGAAAGGCGAAGTCTCGATGGTGATTCGTTTTATTAAAGCGCGGATCCCCACTGTCAAAGAGTTGCATCTGTCCTCGGTGTTGGAAGAGTTGATTTTGGTGAAAAAGGGTTTGCTGCTGGTGGTCGGCTCCTCGGGAGCAGGAAAATCCACTACCTTGGCTTCGATGTTGGATCATCGCAACATTCATCATGCCGGTCATATTTTGACCATTGAAGATCCGATTGAATATTGTTTTGAACATAAAAAGTCGATTGTGGATCAGCGTGAGGTAGGCTTGGACACCCACTCCTATCGCAGTGCGTTGCGTGAGGTGGTGCGCGAATCACCGGATGTGGTGGTGATTGGCGAGGTGCGAGATCGAGATACGATGGAGGCGGCCATAACTTATGCGGATACAGGACATCTTTGTGTGACGACTTTACACGCGGTGAATGCGTATCAGGCGATGGATCGCATCATCAATCTGTTTCCCCATGAGATGCGCGACCAAATTTTGATGGATCTCTCCCTGAATTTGAATGCAATCATCTCTCAGCGGCTGCTGCCGAGTAAAAGTGGCAAACGGGTTCCAGCGATGGAGGTGATGATTGTCACCCCCTACATTTCTGAGTTGATCCGTAAGGGGGATTTCCACAAGGTCAAAGAGGCGATGGCCAAGGGTGGTGGGCACGAGAGCATGTTGACCTTTGATCAATCTCTCTATGCGTTGTTTAAATCTGGCAAAGTGGAGCTGCATACGGCACTGGATTACGCTGATTCACGCAGTGATCTGGAGTGGAAAATCAATTTTGGTGGTGGTATTGGTGAACTGCATCGGGATACTGAGGCTGAGGAATTGACTATGCCTGGAACAAGCCCCTCTTCTTTGCGTCGCTCTTAG
- the proB gene encoding glutamate 5-kinase, producing the protein MTRHSLIDSQRWVVKIGSALITDDGKGLDLQAMQAWAKQMAELHQQGHQLILVSSGSVAEGMSRFGWQTRPNTLHELQAAAAVGQMGLVQAYESSFQTYQIRTAQILLTHDDLADRQRYLNARSTLRTLLKLGVIPIINENDTVATDEIRFGDNDTLGALVANLVEADTLVILTDQEGLFDQDPRHNPNAQLIQEGKAEDSNLLALAGPSAGTLGRGGMTTKILAAARAARSGSQTVIASGRETDVLPRLKQGERIGTLLTPSQEPLMARKQWLANQLKVRGQLHLDAGASRMIQQNGSSLLAVGIKDVSGHFVRGDVVACLDQNGNEIARGLVNYSALETQKIKGQSSQKIAELLGYVDEPELIHRDNLALTR; encoded by the coding sequence GTGACACGCCACAGCCTCATCGACAGCCAACGCTGGGTGGTAAAGATCGGCAGTGCGCTGATCACCGATGACGGCAAAGGTCTCGACCTGCAGGCGATGCAGGCCTGGGCAAAACAGATGGCCGAGTTGCACCAACAAGGCCATCAACTGATCTTGGTCTCCTCTGGCTCAGTGGCCGAGGGGATGAGCCGCTTCGGTTGGCAGACACGCCCCAACACTCTACACGAGCTGCAAGCGGCGGCAGCGGTAGGTCAAATGGGCTTGGTGCAAGCCTATGAAAGCAGTTTTCAAACTTATCAAATCCGCACCGCACAAATTCTACTCACCCACGACGATCTCGCCGACCGACAACGCTACCTCAACGCTCGCAGCACCCTGCGTACCTTGCTGAAATTGGGTGTGATTCCGATCATCAATGAAAACGACACTGTGGCCACCGATGAGATTCGTTTTGGTGATAACGATACTTTGGGTGCTCTGGTGGCCAATCTGGTCGAGGCTGACACATTGGTTATCCTCACCGATCAAGAGGGGCTGTTTGATCAAGACCCGCGCCACAACCCCAATGCTCAACTGATTCAAGAGGGAAAAGCCGAAGACAGCAATCTGCTGGCGCTAGCAGGCCCCTCAGCAGGCACCCTCGGACGCGGTGGCATGACCACCAAAATTTTAGCTGCCGCCCGTGCCGCTCGTTCCGGCAGCCAGACGGTGATCGCTTCTGGACGTGAAACCGATGTCCTGCCACGGTTGAAACAGGGAGAACGGATCGGCACCTTGTTAACTCCCTCTCAAGAGCCGCTGATGGCACGCAAACAGTGGTTGGCCAATCAGCTCAAAGTACGCGGCCAACTGCATCTGGATGCCGGTGCCAGTCGCATGATCCAGCAGAACGGCTCCAGTTTGTTAGCGGTGGGGATTAAAGACGTCAGCGGTCATTTTGTTCGTGGTGATGTGGTTGCTTGTCTGGATCAAAATGGCAATGAAATTGCTCGCGGCTTGGTCAACTACAGCGCCCTTGAAACGCAGAAGATCAAAGGCCAATCGAGCCAGAAAATTGCAGAGTTATTGGGTTATGTGGATGAACCAGAATTGATTCATCGGGATAATTTGGCTTTGACTCGGTAA
- the rpmA gene encoding 50S ribosomal protein L27, producing the protein MAHKKAGGSTNNGRDSESKRLGVKRYGGETINAGSIIVRQRGTRFHPGTNVGCGKDHTLFAKADGVVKFEVKGPLKRKYVTIVAA; encoded by the coding sequence ATGGCACATAAGAAGGCAGGCGGCAGTACTAATAACGGTCGCGATTCAGAGTCAAAACGTCTTGGTGTAAAACGCTACGGCGGCGAAACGATTAACGCAGGCAGCATCATCGTGCGTCAGCGCGGCACCCGTTTCCACCCTGGCACCAACGTCGGTTGTGGCAAAGATCACACCCTGTTTGCAAAAGCAGACGGCGTAGTGAAATTTGAAGTCAAAGGGCCTTTGAAGCGCAAGTACGTCACCATCGTAGCTGCATAA
- the rplU gene encoding 50S ribosomal protein L21: MYAVIKTGGKQYRVVVGETLKVEKLELNEGESLELDSVLMIADGEEIKVGAPYLDGGKVTATIKSHGRGKKVDIIKFRRRKHHRKQMGHRQSYTELEITAING, from the coding sequence ATGTACGCGGTAATTAAAACTGGCGGTAAACAATACCGTGTGGTAGTGGGTGAAACCCTGAAAGTTGAAAAACTGGAACTCAACGAAGGCGAATCGCTGGAGTTGGACTCTGTATTGATGATCGCCGATGGCGAAGAGATTAAGGTCGGCGCACCTTATCTGGACGGCGGCAAAGTCACTGCAACGATCAAATCACACGGTCGTGGCAAAAAAGTGGACATCATCAAGTTCCGTCGTCGGAAACATCATCGGAAACAGATGGGTCATCGCCAGAGCTACACGGAATTAGAAATCACAGCCATCAACGGCTAA
- the ispB gene encoding octaprenyl diphosphate synthase, with protein sequence MLLKEIQALIANERDAVDEMIRHRLQSEVVLVNQLSHYIIGSGGKRLRPQIVLLAAAAAGYKGQWQINLAAIIEFIHTATLLHDDVVDASELRRGKDTSNAIWGNEAAVLVGDFLYSRSFEMMVEVGSLRVMEILSQTTNIIAEGEVMQLLNVHEPDTTEETYLEVIHCKTAKLFEAAALLGGVLAEVPQEQEEALARYGMHLGTAFQLIDDVLDYSSSSEEMGKNVGDDLAEGKPTLPLILTMRNGTAEQTALIRKAIEEGGREMIDEVMLAVQATGALEETQAFAQREADLAIEALSYLPDTPYREAMESLARFSVSRRT encoded by the coding sequence ATGTTATTGAAAGAGATCCAAGCCCTTATTGCCAACGAACGTGACGCAGTGGATGAGATGATTCGTCACCGCTTGCAGTCGGAGGTGGTGCTGGTGAATCAACTAAGCCATTACATTATCGGCAGTGGCGGCAAACGGTTGCGGCCACAGATCGTTTTGCTGGCGGCGGCGGCGGCAGGTTATAAAGGCCAGTGGCAGATTAATTTGGCCGCTATCATTGAGTTTATTCACACCGCGACGTTGCTGCACGACGATGTGGTGGATGCCTCTGAACTGCGTCGGGGTAAAGACACTTCCAATGCCATCTGGGGCAATGAAGCGGCGGTGTTGGTGGGTGACTTTTTGTACTCGCGCTCCTTTGAAATGATGGTGGAGGTGGGCAGCCTGCGGGTGATGGAGATTCTCTCCCAGACCACCAACATCATTGCCGAAGGCGAGGTGATGCAGTTGTTGAACGTGCATGAGCCGGACACCACGGAAGAGACCTACTTAGAGGTGATCCACTGCAAAACCGCCAAATTATTTGAAGCGGCGGCGCTGTTGGGTGGGGTGTTGGCTGAAGTACCACAAGAGCAAGAAGAGGCCTTGGCGCGTTACGGCATGCATCTGGGGACGGCTTTTCAGTTGATTGACGATGTGTTGGATTACAGCTCCTCCAGTGAGGAGATGGGTAAAAACGTCGGTGATGACTTGGCGGAAGGCAAACCGACCTTGCCGCTGATCTTGACCATGCGTAACGGCACCGCCGAGCAGACGGCATTGATACGCAAGGCGATTGAAGAGGGGGGGCGTGAGATGATCGATGAGGTGATGTTGGCGGTGCAGGCCACGGGGGCGTTGGAAGAGACGCAGGCGTTTGCTCAGCGAGAAGCGGATCTGGCCATTGAGGCGTTGAGTTACTTACCAGACACTCCCTATCGTGAAGCGATGGAGAGTTTGGCTCGCTTTTCCGTCAGTCGTCGTACTTGA
- a CDS encoding trimeric intracellular cation channel family protein: protein MTLEPTLPLLENLYWITLLAVFFSSASAVLKAGGKQFDLFGVVIIAITTGLGGGSLRDMLLDRDVFWIKDQIFFIASLSGAISLFIAARFCSLSPKYFLLADSAGLATFAIAGTLVSMLAGADPLVASFMGVMTGTMGGIFRDVICNETPVVFSSPLYATVAWLGSLLFIGLLFMGHESGSASLIAGLTIFLSRLLAVHYNLNLPRFRFKNKP, encoded by the coding sequence ATGACCTTAGAGCCGACTCTTCCACTGCTGGAAAACCTCTATTGGATCACTCTGTTAGCCGTTTTTTTCTCCTCAGCCTCTGCCGTGCTAAAAGCAGGAGGTAAGCAATTTGATCTCTTTGGGGTGGTCATTATTGCCATCACCACCGGTTTGGGTGGGGGTTCACTGCGTGACATGCTGTTAGATCGAGATGTCTTCTGGATCAAAGATCAGATCTTTTTTATCGCCTCCCTCAGTGGAGCCATCAGCCTGTTTATCGCAGCTCGATTTTGCAGCCTCTCGCCAAAATATTTTCTACTCGCTGACTCAGCAGGGCTAGCCACCTTTGCCATCGCCGGTACACTGGTCTCAATGTTGGCAGGAGCCGACCCTCTCGTTGCCAGCTTTATGGGGGTCATGACCGGCACAATGGGTGGCATTTTTCGGGATGTCATCTGCAACGAGACCCCCGTGGTTTTTAGCAGCCCACTCTACGCCACCGTCGCTTGGCTGGGTTCTCTGCTCTTTATTGGCCTCTTATTTATGGGGCATGAGAGCGGCAGCGCCTCTCTCATAGCCGGGTTGACTATTTTTTTATCACGATTATTGGCGGTTCATTATAATCTCAACCTACCCCGCTTCCGTTTTAAAAACAAACCTTGA
- the pdxH gene encoding pyridoxamine 5'-phosphate oxidase — protein sequence MKDQRDVRREYCAGELNRSDLDDNPREQFSLWLQQALEVGIEDATAMTLATADENGLPSARIVLLKHFDEFGFAWYTDYGSAKGHDLAVNPQAALLFYWPKLDRQVRLVGQVEKLPASEAEAYFHSRPLGSRLSAAASEQSRVVAHRSELEAKVVALEQQHPDGKVPRPERWGGYRLLPSTFEFWQGRKSRLHDRFAYRWLNNHWQVERLSP from the coding sequence ATGAAAGATCAACGAGATGTTCGTCGTGAGTACTGCGCCGGTGAGTTGAATCGCTCTGATTTGGATGATAATCCCCGTGAGCAATTTTCACTTTGGTTGCAGCAGGCGCTGGAGGTTGGGATTGAAGATGCCACGGCGATGACCTTGGCCACGGCGGATGAGAACGGTCTGCCCAGTGCGCGTATTGTTTTGTTGAAACATTTTGATGAATTTGGTTTTGCTTGGTATACCGATTACGGCAGTGCCAAGGGGCATGATTTGGCGGTTAATCCGCAAGCGGCGCTGCTCTTTTATTGGCCTAAACTGGATCGTCAGGTGCGTTTGGTGGGGCAGGTGGAAAAACTGCCCGCCTCTGAGGCGGAGGCCTATTTTCACTCTCGTCCTCTGGGCAGTCGTCTTAGCGCCGCTGCTTCTGAACAGAGCCGTGTGGTGGCGCATCGTTCAGAGCTGGAGGCCAAGGTGGTGGCGCTGGAGCAGCAGCACCCCGATGGTAAGGTGCCACGCCCAGAGCGCTGGGGTGGCTATCGTTTGTTGCCCTCGACCTTTGAGTTTTGGCAGGGGCGGAAGAGTCGTTTGCACGATCGTTTTGCCTACCGCTGGCTTAATAACCATTGGCAGGTTGAGCGACTGTCGCCATGA
- the ung gene encoding uracil-DNA glycosylase, giving the protein MSEAEIQLEAPWRTALQEEFSADYMLQLKAFLKAEKAAGKVIFPRASEWFSAFNHTPLHQVKVVILGQDPYPTPGHAHGLCFSVQPEVALPKSLLNIYKELKEDLGIENRSGYLLPWAEQGVLLLNSVLTVQSGAANSHQGRGWETFTDRVIAVLNELDRPLVFVLWGAYAQRKGQIIDRQKHAVLVAPHPSPLSAYRGFFGSKPFSQINTILQQRGQTPIDWQL; this is encoded by the coding sequence ATGAGTGAGGCTGAAATTCAATTGGAGGCACCATGGAGAACGGCGCTGCAAGAAGAATTTTCTGCGGATTACATGTTGCAGTTGAAGGCTTTTTTAAAGGCTGAGAAAGCCGCAGGCAAGGTGATTTTCCCCCGCGCAAGCGAGTGGTTTTCTGCGTTTAATCACACCCCGTTGCATCAGGTCAAAGTCGTGATTTTAGGTCAAGATCCTTACCCCACTCCTGGTCATGCACACGGCCTCTGTTTTTCGGTACAACCGGAGGTGGCGTTGCCTAAGTCGTTGCTTAATATTTATAAAGAGCTAAAAGAGGATCTTGGGATTGAAAACCGTTCGGGTTATCTGCTGCCGTGGGCGGAGCAGGGGGTGTTGTTGCTCAACAGCGTTTTGACCGTGCAGAGCGGTGCGGCCAACAGCCATCAAGGCCGAGGTTGGGAGACATTTACAGATCGAGTGATTGCGGTGTTGAATGAGCTGGATCGTCCTTTGGTGTTTGTTTTGTGGGGCGCTTACGCGCAGCGCAAGGGGCAGATCATCGACCGACAGAAACACGCTGTTTTGGTGGCTCCGCATCCTTCACCGTTGTCGGCTTATCGTGGCTTTTTTGGCAGCAAACCCTTTTCGCAGATCAATACTATTTTACAGCAGAGAGGGCAAACGCCGATTGATTGGCAGCTCTAG